In Zingiber officinale cultivar Zhangliang chromosome 3B, Zo_v1.1, whole genome shotgun sequence, a single window of DNA contains:
- the LOC121968243 gene encoding glutaredoxin-C7-like translates to MAAVAAVSGGGKRRGSTALSIDGPEEESAEARVGRLIRENPVVIFSRQGCCMSHVMKRLLAAVGTHPTSIELQEAEEETAAALAAGSSGLPALFVSGVAVGGLEGLMGLHLRDRLVPMLWEAGALR, encoded by the coding sequence ATGGCGGCGGTGGCGGCGGTTTCGGGAGGGGGCAAGCGGCGCGGGTCGACGGCGCTGTCGATCGACGGGCCGGAGGAGGAGTCGGCGGAGGCGCGGGTGGGGCGGCTGATCCGCGAGAACCCCGTCGTGATCTTCAGCCGGCAGGGATGCTGCATGAGCCACGTGATGAAGCGGTTGCTGGCCGCGGTGGGGACCCACCCGACGTCCATCGAGCTGCAGGAGGCGGAGGAGGAGACGGCGGCGGCCCTCGCCGCAGGGAGCTCCGGCCTTCCGGCCCTCTTCGTCAGCGGCGTCGCCGTGGGAGGCCTCGAGGGCCTCATGGGCCTCCATCTCCGGGACCGCCTCGTGCCGATGCTGTGGGAGGCCGGCGCCCTGCGCTAG